The following proteins are encoded in a genomic region of Paralichthys olivaceus isolate ysfri-2021 chromosome 23, ASM2471397v2, whole genome shotgun sequence:
- the pyroxd1 gene encoding pyridine nucleotide-disulfide oxidoreductase domain-containing protein 1 isoform X2: MAGQVERTFQFVIVGGGIAGVTCVEQLSSQIPSAEVALITAGPQIKAVTNYKQVSQTLEEFDVEERPSSVLEEKFPNLTVIQSSVKSLHTQSHRVETADGRVFGYEKLCICSGGRPKLLTQENPYVLGIRDTDSAQEFQKRLSSAKRIVVVGNGGIALELVYEVEGCEVIWAVKDKAIGNTFFDAGAAQFFIPSLEADKPERAAPCKRPRYTTEDPAVGTSHTFTADRNSRGHGAGPTEPGSALGPDWHEGIALRGAEQVSRRVSVEYQCEVEKIFTSEELLNSQQQTLGPENAGAWPVYIQLTNGKTFGCDFVVSATGVVPNTEPFLHGNKFALADDAGLRVDEHMMTSESHVYAAGDVCTACWEHSALWQQMRLWTQARQMGWYAGRCMAAHVLSEPIELDFCFELFSHITKFFNYKEGSWSFHTVLHGVVLSLTLSSALKQLPVCWSFHRWSCWGSLMGRGWGLTMNCWCAALKAMSM, translated from the exons ATGGCAGGTCAAGTGGAGAGAACGTTTCAGTTTGTGATCGTGGGAGGAGGCATCGCAGGTGTGACGTGTGTTGAGcag CTGTCATCCCAGATCCCGTCAGCTGAGGTGGCTCTGATCACAGCAGGTCCTCAGATCAAGGCAGTGACCAACTATAAACAG GTTTCGCAGACGCTGGAAGAGTTTGATGTGGAGGAGCGTCCATCCAGTGTTCTGGAGGAGAAGTTTCCCAACCTGACTGTAATCCAGTCTTCTGTCAAATCccttcacacacagtcacat aGAGTGGAAACTGCAGATGGCCGGGTGTTTGGTTATGAGAAGCTGTGTATCTGCAGTGGGGGCAGACCTAAGCTCCTAACCCAGGAAAACCCTTATGTGTTGGGGATAAGGGACACAGACAGTGCCCAG GAGTTTCAGAAGCGGTTATCCAGTGCAAAGAGAATTGTCGTTGTTGGAAATGGTGGAATTGCCTTGGAATTAGT GTATGAGGTAGAAGGCtgtgaggtgatctgggctgtgAAGGACAAGGCCAtaggaaacacattttttgacGCGGGGGCTGCCCAGTTCTTCATCCCGTCACTGGAGGCTGACAAACCTGAGAGAGCCGCTCCCTGTAAGAGGCCACGCTACACCACAGAGGATCCAGCAGTCGGGACATCACACACCTTCACCGCAG ATAGAAATTCACGAGGGCATGGTGCCGGGCCAACAGAGCCTGGTAGTGCCCTCGGTCCAGACTGGCATGAAGGAATAGCTCTCAGAGGAGCAGAACAG GTGTCCCGCAGAGTTTCGGTGGAATACCAGTGTGAGGTGGAAAAGATCTTCACCTCTGAGGAGCTGCTCAATTCCCAACAGCAAACACTTGGACCTGAGAATG cTGGAGCATGGCCAGTTTACATCCAGCTGACCAATGGCAAGACTTTTGGCTGCGATTTTGTCGTCAGCGCCACCGGGGTTGTGCCAAACACAGAGCCGTTTCTCCATGGCAACAAA ttTGCACTGGCAGATGATGCTGGCCTGCGAGTGGATGAACACATGATGACTTCAGAGTCACACGTCTATGCAGCAGGAGATGTTTGCACAGCATGCTGGGAACACAGCGCACTGTGGCAGCAG ATGCGTTTGTGGACCCAGGCCCGTCAGATGGGCTGGTACGCTGGCCGCTGCATGGCGGCGCACGTCCTGTCAGAACCAATCGAGCTGGACTTCTGCTTCGAGCTTTTCTCTCACATCACAAAATTCTTCAACTATAAG GAGGGTTCATGGTCATTTCACACAGTGCTGCATGGTGttgtcctctctctcactctgagcTCTGCATTGAAACAACTTCCTGTCTGCTGGTCATTCCACAGGTGGTCCTGCTGGGGAAGTTTAATGGGCAGGGGCTGGGGTCTGACCATGAACTGCTGGTGCGCTGCACTAAAGGCCATGAGTATGTGA
- the LOC109632766 gene encoding calcitonin gene-related peptide 2 encodes MYHLRVPVLVLVLLVLLRCVTTAPSHRYFSPSSSSEQESALPDVEGWLAPGLMSNPFLDLMGVRPRRGLTAMNSHHIEKRKCNTATCVTQRLADFLVRSSNTIGTVYAPTNVGSATYGKRDLLQPPSYLPL; translated from the exons ATGTATCACCTGAGGGTGCCCGTGCTCGTCCTCGTGCTGCTTGTGTTGCTGCGCTGTGTCACCACCGCCCCAAGCCACAG GTACTTCAGTCCCAGCTCATCCAGTGAGCAGGAAAGTGCTCTCCCAGACGTTGAAGGCTGGTTAGCTCCGGGCCTAATGTCTAACCCATTCCTCGACCTCATGGGTGTGAGGCCGCGAAGGGGGCTTACAGCTATGAACAG CCACCACATAGAGAAGAGGAAGTGCAACACAGCCACCTGCGTCACCCAGAGGCTAGCAGACTTCTTGGTGCGCTCCAGTAACACAATCGGTACCGTCTACGCTCCGACCAATGTGGGATCTGCCACCTACGGCAAGAGGGACCTACTGCAGCCGCCCAGCTATCTGCCTCTCTAA
- the pyroxd1 gene encoding pyridine nucleotide-disulfide oxidoreductase domain-containing protein 1 isoform X1 gives MAGQVERTFQFVIVGGGIAGVTCVEQLSSQIPSAEVALITAGPQIKAVTNYKQVSQTLEEFDVEERPSSVLEEKFPNLTVIQSSVKSLHTQSHRVETADGRVFGYEKLCICSGGRPKLLTQENPYVLGIRDTDSAQEFQKRLSSAKRIVVVGNGGIALELVYEVEGCEVIWAVKDKAIGNTFFDAGAAQFFIPSLEADKPERAAPCKRPRYTTEDPAVGTSHTFTADRNSRGHGAGPTEPGSALGPDWHEGIALRGAEQVSRRVSVEYQCEVEKIFTSEELLNSQQQTLGPENAGAWPVYIQLTNGKTFGCDFVVSATGVVPNTEPFLHGNKFALADDAGLRVDEHMMTSESHVYAAGDVCTACWEHSALWQQMRLWTQARQMGWYAGRCMAAHVLSEPIELDFCFELFSHITKFFNYKVVLLGKFNGQGLGSDHELLVRCTKGHEYVKVVLSGGRMVGAVLIGETDLEETFENLILNQMDLTQYGEELLNPDIDIEDYFD, from the exons ATGGCAGGTCAAGTGGAGAGAACGTTTCAGTTTGTGATCGTGGGAGGAGGCATCGCAGGTGTGACGTGTGTTGAGcag CTGTCATCCCAGATCCCGTCAGCTGAGGTGGCTCTGATCACAGCAGGTCCTCAGATCAAGGCAGTGACCAACTATAAACAG GTTTCGCAGACGCTGGAAGAGTTTGATGTGGAGGAGCGTCCATCCAGTGTTCTGGAGGAGAAGTTTCCCAACCTGACTGTAATCCAGTCTTCTGTCAAATCccttcacacacagtcacat aGAGTGGAAACTGCAGATGGCCGGGTGTTTGGTTATGAGAAGCTGTGTATCTGCAGTGGGGGCAGACCTAAGCTCCTAACCCAGGAAAACCCTTATGTGTTGGGGATAAGGGACACAGACAGTGCCCAG GAGTTTCAGAAGCGGTTATCCAGTGCAAAGAGAATTGTCGTTGTTGGAAATGGTGGAATTGCCTTGGAATTAGT GTATGAGGTAGAAGGCtgtgaggtgatctgggctgtgAAGGACAAGGCCAtaggaaacacattttttgacGCGGGGGCTGCCCAGTTCTTCATCCCGTCACTGGAGGCTGACAAACCTGAGAGAGCCGCTCCCTGTAAGAGGCCACGCTACACCACAGAGGATCCAGCAGTCGGGACATCACACACCTTCACCGCAG ATAGAAATTCACGAGGGCATGGTGCCGGGCCAACAGAGCCTGGTAGTGCCCTCGGTCCAGACTGGCATGAAGGAATAGCTCTCAGAGGAGCAGAACAG GTGTCCCGCAGAGTTTCGGTGGAATACCAGTGTGAGGTGGAAAAGATCTTCACCTCTGAGGAGCTGCTCAATTCCCAACAGCAAACACTTGGACCTGAGAATG cTGGAGCATGGCCAGTTTACATCCAGCTGACCAATGGCAAGACTTTTGGCTGCGATTTTGTCGTCAGCGCCACCGGGGTTGTGCCAAACACAGAGCCGTTTCTCCATGGCAACAAA ttTGCACTGGCAGATGATGCTGGCCTGCGAGTGGATGAACACATGATGACTTCAGAGTCACACGTCTATGCAGCAGGAGATGTTTGCACAGCATGCTGGGAACACAGCGCACTGTGGCAGCAG ATGCGTTTGTGGACCCAGGCCCGTCAGATGGGCTGGTACGCTGGCCGCTGCATGGCGGCGCACGTCCTGTCAGAACCAATCGAGCTGGACTTCTGCTTCGAGCTTTTCTCTCACATCACAAAATTCTTCAACTATAAG GTGGTCCTGCTGGGGAAGTTTAATGGGCAGGGGCTGGGGTCTGACCATGAACTGCTGGTGCGCTGCACTAAAGGCCATGAGTATGTGAAG GTCGTCCTCAGTGGAGGCAGGATGGTAGGAGCAGTGCTGATCGGGGAAACGGATCTGGAGGAGACCTTTGAGAACCTAATCCTCAACCAGATGGATCTGACACAGTACGGAGAGGAGTTGCTCAACCCTGACATTGATATAGAGGACTACTTTGACTGA
- the LOC109632658 gene encoding solute carrier organic anion transporter family member 1C1-like encodes MEEREDQMTSQQALCGPDEKTSKRPGISTLKWFIMALSFAYFSKALTGTYMKSSITQIERRFDLSSTHIGLIDGSFEMGNLLFLAAVSHFGAKLHRPRLIGMGCLLMAVGAFLTGLTHFFMGRYKYDTVIKLFQNDSMNIAACVDTLEVPEIQGEPSLEDNQACVKESGSNMWIYVFLGNALRGIGETPVTPLGISYIDDFAKAENSPFYIACLQTITLLGPMFGFLLGSYCARLYVDIGYVDMDSVTITPQDARWVGAWWMGFLVSSALLLVSSIPFWFLPRSLPKQEGEEGPTACSTLGGTDGALNNNNNNHHNLKLTEIAKGFVPSLKRLLGTPAYFLLLCGSILKFNSFIGLFTFKAKYMEQQFGQSASRANFLIGVLNLPVVAVGIFLGGLLMKRYKLSVVSGAQLSFATSFMAYLLLLLQFGTKCDNIPVAGLTISYNGTQSVSHDREMLFSECNRDCSCSAEEWDPVCSDSGITYISPCLAGCLDSSGYGKNTVFHNCSCVSASFPAGSSTSVKLGRCPHAKDCSRSFTSYMAVSVLSSFINSLGATPGYMVIIRCITPELKSLALGIQTLVTRTLGGIPAPVYFGALIDSTCLKWSIKKCGGRGACRIYDSDMYRIIFLGLITCLSGSSYVFIIAVIILLRKQFRKPEWETERQQSKGKEIELKTSSSPTDDQPTAPISHIPRVLVSMASELEEGGDVQRTEQLTKDGRQQQSCCLTEATVELSPPPANGAKLGPQSEEEEREQKDEVSTETNAQGDKESAEDKDETPHGKETDGPQN; translated from the exons atggaagaaagagaggaCCAGATGACCAGCCAGCAGGCTCTGTGTGGCCCCGACGAGAAGACCAGCAAGCGGCCCGGCATCTCCACTCTCAAG TGGTTTATCATGGCGCTGTCCTTCGCCTATTTCTCCAAGGCCCTGACAGGGACCTACATGAAGAGCTCCATCACTCAGATCGAGAGACGCTTCGACCTCTCCAGCACGCACATCGGACTCATCGATGGCAGTTTCGAGATGG GCAACTTGCTGTTCCTCGCGGCAGTCAGCCATTTTGGTGCCAAGCTGCATCGGCCCAGACTCATCGGCATGGGCTGTTTACTCATGGCAGTGGGGGCCTTTCTCACCGGACTGACCCACTTCTTCATGGGGCG CTACAAGTACGACACAGTCATAAAGCTTTTCCAAAACGACAGTATGAACATCGCTGCCTGTGTGGATACACTGGAAGTTCCTGAAATTCAAGGAGAGCCTTCTTTAGAGGACAACCAAG CATGTGTGAAGGAGTCGGGCTCCAACATGTGGATCTACGTGTTCCTGGGGAACGCTCTGCGGGGCATTGGAGAAACCCCGGTCACACCTCTGGGCATCTCCTACATCGATGACTTTGCTAAAGCTGAAAACTCGCCATTCTACATAG CATGTCTCCAGACCATTACTCTCCTGGGCCCCATGTTCGGTTTCCTCCTGGGCTCCTACTGTGCCAGACTGTATGTTGACATTGGATATGTTGATATGG ACAGTGTGACCATCACTCCTCAAGACGCCCGCTGGGTCGGCGCCTGGTGGATGGGCTTCCTGGTGTCCTCCGCTCTCCTTCTCGTCTCCAGCATCCCATTCTGGTTCCTGCCCCGCTCTCTGCCCAagcaggagggagaagagggccCTACAGCATGCTCCACCCTGGGCGGCACAGACGGCgccctcaacaacaacaacaacaaccaccacaatCTCAAGTTGACCGAAATCGCCAAAG GGTTTGTTCCATCGCTGAAGCGCCTGTTGGGAACTCCTGCTTACTTCTTGCTGCTTTGTGGCAGCATCCTGAAGTTCAACTCCTTCATCGGCCTCTTCACTTTCAAAGCCAAATACATGGAGCAACAGTTCGGACAGTCGGCATCCAGAGCCAACTTCCTCatag GTGTGTTGAACCTGCCCGTGGTGGCGGTGGGGATCTTCCTGGGAGGGCTACTGATGAAGCGCTACAAACTGAGCGTGGTGTCGGGGGCCCAGCTCTCCTTCGCCACCTCCTTCATGGCctacctcctcctgctgctgcagttcgGCACCAAGTGTGACAACATTCCTGTGGCTGGGCTCACCATTTCATACAACGG GACGCAGAGTGTCTCACACGACAGAGAGATGCTTTTCTCAGAGTGTAACAGAGACTGCTCGTGTTCGGCGGAGGAGTGGGATCCTGTGTGCTCTGACAGCGGCATCACCTACATCTCTCCGTGTTTGGCTGGCTGCCTCGACTCCAGTGGATATGGCAAAAACACA GTTTTTCACAACTGCAGCTGCGTTTCCGCCTCCTTCCCAGCAGGCAGCAGTACGTCGGTGAAGCTTGGTCGGTGTCCCCATGCCAAGGACTGCAGCCGCAGCTTCACCTCCTACATGGCCGTGTCTGTGCTCAGCTCCTTCATCAACTCTCTGGGAGCCACACCCGGCTACATGGTCATCATACG ATGCATCACACCAGAGCTCAAATCTCTTGCTCTGGGAATTCAAACCTTGGTAACCAGGACTCTTG GTGGAATTCCTGCACCGGTGTATTTTGGGGCCCTGATTGATTCTACTTGCCTGAAGTGGTCGATCAAGAAGTGCGGGGGCAGAGGAGCCTGTCGCATTTATGATTCTGACATGTACAG AATCATCTTCCTGGGTCTGATCACTTGTCTCAGTGGTTCCTCATACGTATTCATCATCGCGGTCATCATCCTCCTCAGAAAACAGTTTCGAAAGCCAGAGtgggaaacagagagacagcaaTCGAAAGGAAAGGAAATCGAACTTAAGACCTCATCGAGCCCCACTGATGACCAGCCTACTGCTCCCATAAGTCACATCCCAAGAGTTTTGGTGAGTATGGCGTCAGAGCTGGAAGAGGGAGGGGATGTTCAGAGAACGGAGCAGCTCACCAAAGATGGCAGACAGCAACAGTCCTGCTGCCTGACAGAGGCCACTGTtgagctctctcctcctcctgctaaTGGAGCAAAGTTAGGGCCTCAGTccgaagaggaggagagagagcagaaagaCGAGGTCTCCACGGAGACAAATGCACAAGGGGATAAAGAGAGCGCTGAGGACAAGGATGAAACACCACATGGCAAAGAAACAGATGGACCACAAAACTAA